Part of the Arachis hypogaea cultivar Tifrunner chromosome 6, arahy.Tifrunner.gnm2.J5K5, whole genome shotgun sequence genome, GCTCAACCACTGTCACCTTGTATTTCATAAACCGGATATGGATTCTAGGCCTGCTTTAATTTAGATCATGTGTTTAACTATAGGTTCTTCAAGACAACAATGTCAAGAAAGAAGAACTTCGTGCCCGAGCCAAGGGGTTGAAAACTCTTGGCAAAATCTTCCAGGTGATATTTCTTTTCCATGTGTTTCCCTCTATGTACTTGTTATTAACTTTGCCCACTGATTGTGAAATAACGTTGATGTCAATGTAGAGGGTAAAGCCAACCAATGGGAATTTGGAAGAAAATGTTGTAAATAAAGCATTACATAAGTTGAACGGAAATGAAACTAGCAATAATGCTGGTTCTCCTAGTGCATCACTGAATTCCGCAGGTCGTGATTTTTCAGATCAAGCTAACTCTGTATCCCAGGTGCAATTTTAACCTCCAACagctgttattttattttattcttttatcgttattactaaaagtagttttgTAATgacattttttttaccaaatggATCTAGAGTCCATATGTGGAGGCTCCACAGTTTGCAGGCATGGAATTTGATCATAACTTCCCCAGGCCGACTGCACCTCCCGGAGCCCAGAGACCGGCAACAACTAGCAAAGATTGATACTTGACGGTTTGGAGGTTGATACCTGTATCGTATGTTCCCCCCAACACACACCACCACACATCTCTTGCTCTTAACCTTCATGTGTGGCTCGCATTAATGCTGTGGTTTATGCATTGTCAATAATTCCATACAAAAGATATCGTTGCCCTGGTGTCTTGTAATTTCTGTGtctatttttattgggttgtttCCCCTCGGGCTCTTTTTCCCTTTCCTTGTGTTTTGTCtctcaatttattattatttttttcagatATAGGAATGCCTGTGTATTAGGGATTGTGATAATAAACAGAATTTATTGCATAGAATATGGTATTTTGTGGTTTTTGTAACAACACGATATATGTGTATTTTGCTTCGTGCTCCAAGTGTGTCCCTACTCTATATATGTTCCCTGAACTAGAATATTTCATGTATGAAATCCCAAGTGTGAGAAAATTCTCAATCAACCCACAAAAAAGAGAATTAGATTTTGTACTCTGTTTTATGTGCCTTCTGAGGTTATAATAATAATGGGCGCCAAGTGGGTGGTCAACAGTTTAAACCTACAATAACTTGTGAACACTTGAACGGAAAGCATTTAAAGAAAGGACTGATAAAATCTATTTAGTTTACAACTTTACCCCGAATTTATCTCCATCTCTTGCTGGGAGTCCACAAGAGTACAACTTGGGGGTGTAATCTCCTCAGTCAAATCCTTATATGGCTAATCAACACTTTTGTCTTTTGGTGATCCGCGGGGGTCAAAGACCccaagaaagagaaaaggaagaaacaaaaacaacactAAAGCAAAGAAAGCTAATCAACCGCTCTTTAATCTGGGGACACCACAAGCATCAAGAAACAGAGCCTGTTGAATATCAAAGATGTGGACACCATGAGGAAGTTCTTGTCCTTTTTTGGCTAGTAAATCAGCAACATTATTAGCTTCCCGGGAGGTGTGTCTCCAGCTTAAATTTTTTCTCCGATCAGCGACAATTCTGATATCTTCAAGAAGCGGATAACAAGGATGAGATGAGGCACTTCCTTTTTTAACGAGGTTGATCGCCGCTTGAGAATCAAATTCAAGAACAATGTTAGAGAGGTGATTTGCTGCAGCAATTTGGAGGCCTCTAATAATGTCCCACAACTTGGTATGAGTAATGGAACAACTACCAATATTGCATGAAAAAGTTTTGAGGAATCTGCCAAGGTGGTAGCAAAACACTCCACCACAAACCGCATGATTATTGTTACGAAAATAAGACCCATCCACGTTCAACTTGATGAAATGTTCCTGAGGAGGCTTCCAACTAATAAGGAGGTCAGACCTTGGATTCCTTTTATGATGAGCACCAACAAGATCCAAACAGTTGAGGTGCTTGTTGCTTTACCATCAAAGATTAGGTTATTCCTAACGTACCAAAGAGAGGAAGTAGTAACCCCAAATAAACAAGACCACTTATCCTTAGTTTTAAGATAGAGAAAAAGACACTATATTGAGTAGGAGACATCAACTCTTGCCAAATTTGAGTCGCAAAGGGACAGTCTCTAAGAATATGGAGAGTGGTTTCCTCCACTCAGTTGCACTTGGTTGGGACATGTTGAGGATGGGCTCATGTGTCGTCTTCTTCTCTCCGGGCCTTTCCAATCCCACACCATCCTGAAGATTCGTGCCAGTTCAACAGGAGCATCATCCAGCGAGAGATAGAAAGTCTTTATGCTAAAGCTTCCATCTGATGAGAGATCCCAGGTAATATTGTCTGGACTCTTCCAAGGAGATGGCAGGGACATGCACACGATCCTCTTCACCATTGTGTCCTACAGCCACTCCTTAAGTTACTAACATCCTTGCAATCTGAAACAGAAAgaaaatcattcaatttaaagATAAACTCCTATCAATAGAATTTAAAGATGAGGAAGTATAGGAACCAATAGAATggttgtacaatgtgtacaatggaggtttagggatgtccgattcagtattagagataggaaaagtataggtaaccaacaagatttttgaacaatgtgtaaacaatgtgaattaatagggttaaaagagtaaatttaattagtagcattaaattaaggtgtagtgtattttcatttgattggtggttgttcatgttgttcaaaattttcattgttcCCCTAGCACTCCCTAGATagtaaccattagtgttaccttttcccATCACTTTAAGTTTTTGGGATGAATtgtttcatgacatggtatcagagttctagatccgaaagatcaagagtttgatccttggtgaaccccaaaatcagttTCCAGATGGTtcttttgtacaaatatttcattggctccctAGCAGCTAGAACTCTTTAAAGATTAGATGGCATAATCTTTTTAGCCCTCCAACTTTAGGCACCCAATTATGATCCCAAAATCTGATTTGTTCTTCATTGCCTATACGTCATACATAATTCTTCTCTACGTCCTTCCAAGCTGTGGAAACACCTCTCCAAACATTATAATCAACACTTTTAATTGATCATAGGAAAGCTTACTTTCTTCGTTTCTCTATGTAATTTTTCATTTTAGtcaactatattttttttatacaaataacatatatattacgATATATaagattattatgaaaaatatttgtacgtttaaaataaaaaacttaaagtattaatgtgaaaaataaaattgaaattaataggtttaaaaattaagagttttgaacatgaaataaaaaaatgaaaaacattgCTTCAATGATATTAATTTAATTCGCGTTCTTTCCGTTTGAGTCACTTAGAATAATGAGTTAATGACATATAAATCATAAATGACACGTGACGTTATCATTCATGTCATTAATTAATGGGAAACGTTATTACTTTATTACATGTAGTTGAACTATGTTCTAGATTCTAGCATGTGTTTGTCACCATGTCTTTTACGAAAAATATTCGAGAGATTAACCTGAGTCACATGATAGAAAGCTTGAGGTTCAATGATAAGTTGTAAAAATTAAACAATCCAATGAGATCAAGTTGAGCAAATAcaaaatcaaaaaagaaaaagacatagatagtgaatttatttttctatattatttcatttcttttataatTGTGACACATGTCATATGTAGGATGTAACCTTTCAAGTTTGTCCTTTCATGTAATCCTAAAGTTTTGTCCACTTAAAAATGTAACTAATAGATAACTCGTTGATCCTTGCTTACATGGTTGTATATACACTTCAAAGGATTGACCTTTCAGGTTTGAGATTAAATAACACCTCCGTTTACATAAGCAAAGTAGCTAAATAACCTATGATATTAGTCTTCAACTTCCCATATGCTAATTTATTATTTCCTAAAATTCAATACCTATGTCTTCAACTTCTGGCATGCTTGTCAAGCTGACCATGTTAAAttgttaataaataattaaataatgaagTGCACTATCAagaattttactatttttattaaaaacaaaatatttgggATGTGGCTGCTGGGATTCGAGCCCAGGTCTCCACGGCCACAACGTGGAATTCTTACCACTAAACTACAGCCACATTTTGTTGTAATCGTTGCTACCGTAtaaattttataatcataaaatcatattatgaattcttgtcaaccATCCTCTAGTAACTGGAAATCGCTACCCCTTCTTTTTAACTAAGAAGAAGTCTAGGAAGGCAATATTAATTCAGCCATTAATTTGAAAATCGATCAACATTCGAataaaaatgaatataaaaaagaaatatcctaaattaaaaataataaaaatatctaaaatttagtaaaaaaaatatttgaaagtgAAATAAAGTAAAATCAATTTATGATTTAGGATATAAGATTTATAATAGCAATAAGTGATTGGTAGTAAGAGGTAAAGTTGTAGTaaggaaaataagaaagaaatagaaatgagaagaaataaaaagataaaggttttttatttaaataaatgaaataaaaactaattttacttgatttttttaaaacaaatttccaaacgtattttctttttttttaatattatgtaAATCGTCCTAGGGTGATAAAGGTTATAGAATATGTTAAACATGGCACCCTAGGATGATTTATGCATGTATTGTCTAGGAGGATTAAGTGTAAATTGTCACAGGGCTTGTAGGGTTATGTTTACACGTAAATCATTCCTCCCTACCATAATTCATGTGAAGTTGGGCTAAAGCACAAAGGCCTACCACGATTCACGTTCAAAAGCGTAACCTGGGTAGCTTGGTACGATTTATGTTTACTTCGAAAACCCATAAAGTCCAGAGACGATTAATGCTTGAAGAGTTACCCTAAGATGGCTGCCACGAGTTATTGCTTCAATCTTCCCTCAACACACAGCGACGAGTTACGTTTGGGTGGGAGGAGCCACCATATTCGACCAGCTTTGGGAGAAAAGGATTGGGAGGAGGACAGCCTACACTGGTGGAGGAGGTGACAATGAGCGGAGGGTTCGAAGGTCCACTGGCGACGATGCGGCAGCGGCGGGGCCAGATCCACCATTGTCTGGTGTAGTGAGGCACAAAGTGGTGGTTGGGTTGTGCAGCGGAGTGGGAGGAATTCGTCTTGCGGGAAGGATGGCGGCCAATCACGGAAATATGTACCGCCTTAACGGTATTGCGCATGTTGCCGGATTTATCGACGAAGAGGTTAGTCATCGGAATGTAAATTTAGTTGAGTTGGTTGATGTCATGGCTATTTTCACTACACTGATATGTTGATGAATATTAGTTTGAATATGCATGTTAGAACATTTTTAATAAGGATTTGTGGGTTTTACTGTTTAGTGATCTCATAGGTTCTTGGTTGGGTTAAACGATGTTAGAGTTCGAATTTTTTAACGGGACATGGATAAAGTGGTCGATAATTTGATGGTTGTGATGTTAGTGCGGTGATAAATTTTCTTATGCTACTAGAAGTGAGAACTTTTGATGAATAGGGATAACCTGGCCTTTCACATATTTTTTGCCACACTTTCCTGCCTTCTGTAATATACTACTATGTAATTCCATCAAAGTCATTGGCGGATTTACAAACACACCTATCTGCTTTTTACTAGAGAACACAATACTTTCACTTGTATTTTCATCAATCTTCCTTCTATGatgaactaacaaaaatatactctCAGTCATCTCTCCCTAAACTCACAAAACTTCAAGTGTGCTTTGTTTACGTCATACTCGTTTATTTATAGAATTTTTATCATCATAAATCGTTCTAGGTTCCTCAGGGTTATCATATTGCATGTGAATCATGGTAGGCCTATTAGGTTTAGCAAATATAACATAAATCGCGTCAAAGTTGTTAGGGTTTTAAATGCACATTAATCGTAGCAGGCCTTTGTATTTTAGTCCAAAATCACGTAAATTCTAATAAGGTGGCACGATTTATAGTTAATTTGTAACTATAGGCACCCTGACACAATTTATGGTGGTTTTGAATTTGGCAATACATGCATAAATCGTTATAAGGTGTCATATTTAACGTATTCTATAATCCTTATCGTCTTAGgacgatttatataatattaaaaagagaaaaaatatgtttgaaaatttgttttAGGGAATCAAGTAAAATTGGTTTGTGTttcatttatttaagtaaaaaattcaaaagaacatTTCAAAAACTGTACATAGGCTTGTTTGGCAATTATCCAATAATTGGTTATTAGTTGAAGTTAATTGGTTCTTTGTTAGCTTCCTAATAGGCTTGTTTAACTAAATCGTGTTTGTCAATGCTAATGACTGTatctgaattattttttatttttctttctcttgtgGTGGGGTAGGATTTGTTATGGAAATTCAATCACAGATCAAGTATTTACATATAGTGCCATTTGACTAaggtattaaattatttataggaTCTTTCTGTTTCCTTCAACTTGGAATCTCTACAAAAACGAAGCTAGTAGGAATAGGATCCAGCAATAATGAAGTGAAGCCTTACTAAATTCAATGTTATCATGAATGAATAATTAAGTTAGTAATATAATATAACAGTTTTTTTGCACAACGGTTATTATTTAATAGAAAGTCATAACCTGTTGAGGCATGgttgataataatttataattataatgataCACACTACCATGACCCTTAAAGCAGGTATTAGGACAACCTAATTAAATAACTAACCATTAAAATACATATCAATTATTGGACTTAATTAATTAGGACTTAACTCTAAGCATTCAGCCACTAGTTAACACATGCTGCActatatattaaattaggattaaTCTCTGCATATAAGTGTTTTGTGCTTACAAGCTTTACAAGTTTGAAGAGAACAAAACTCCATAAACGCGCTACTTATGTTACGGACCTCTTTAACAGACTTTTAAATCAATCTAAATCAATTAAAGCGTGAATATAtaacttccatttttcaaaagattccGTTTCCTTTTTCGATTtttcatttttagggtttatttccttctgtttttttttttttattttcatggtttctaaaatcaagttttgaaattgttttgaagataatggaacttcaaaaatacacccaaaggattatagaaatacacccaaacggttacagaaataaaccaaacgattacagaaatacacccaaaggatttaagcaatacacccaaaagatttaagaaatacaccaaaTATcagggggggagacagtatatttcttcttgaaatcttttaatattttgttggTTAATgatgaggcacatggcagagacaatctagaaaaaaaacctagaagaacagtaaaacagtaccttgaataatgtttcttcattttttatggagatttgtatcttttcttcttgatttcttctactcttcgcaGAATCGTAGTTTGTTTCGAATGTCGCTTGAATCTTGACAgtttgcgttttgattgaggaggaagaggaagagtgcgGCATAATGAACGTGTTGTAAGGCGCGTGTGTTGGACGCTCAATTTAAAGGAGTGGTGCGCGTTATTTTTTCTTGGACTTGGGCCAACTTGTATAGCTTGTAAGGCAAAAATGCTTGTATGTGTAACAGGCctcattaaattattattattattaatatggaAAATAATTTCTTACTATATATATTTGGACTTAATTAATTAGGACTTTGTCTCACTCTTCCAAAATAATTGCATAACAACAAAGAAGAAATGGGTATCTGTATATCCATTGCATCTTCTGAGATTCATGGGGCCCCTAAAGAAGTTTATGATGAGTGTGTGATAACATTTGAAGCAAACAAGGTTGTAAGTGGTAATCAAGAATTTTGTTCTGCTTACTCTAAACAAGGGACCAAAGGACTCAACCAAGATGCTGCTTCTATTTACCAggtttgttttgtttgttgatCATATGACAACCTTCAATTAAATTTCATGGccattttttagtaattaatgaTTTGCTTGGTTTTAGAAGACATTTTTCAGttggaatgtttttttttttaaactacaaACAAATATAAAGTTTTAGTTTATAAGCACGATtcattatagaaaaaaatatatgattattcaattatatatgattatattaatAGAATATATAAGTTCATTAATCACTACCTATTATTTTAAAAGCATTTCAAACAGAAACATCTCATCGAATAATAGTGTAAAACATTTATACTATATGTgcaaatcaattaattaaattaatagattAAAATAAAGTGACTCTTTGGGATTTTattataagagtttaattttgatgcacagaCAGTATAAAAACGTTTTTTACAGTCGTGCAATTACATCCGTTCTTTTAGATGACTATTCACATAGTCAATGTAAAAGATATGTATATTTACTGTGACGTTACGTAATTAGATACTCGTATAAAAACTACTTTGCACTgatagtacatcaaaattaaattctttattataaatagaaaataGAGTTTGTCATTTTCCAATCCATGTAAATTCATAGAAAATTATTGTAAATTCCCTATTTGTCCATGTTATTATTAGGGTTATGGAATGGAAGATGGAATATTTTGTGGTGTTTTTGACGGGCATGGAAGGACTGGACGCATGGTGAGCAACATGGTTAACAGAAACTTATCTTCACTCATACTTGCCCAAAAGAATGCCTTTGAAAGGATTAATAACATAGAAAATGGTGATTCCAACACCCTAAACGACCATGTTGACACAGTCAAAGGTGACAATCATAAGGATCCAAAGAATTTTCAGATATGGAAAGAAGCAGTTACAAGTGCTTTCAAGCTCATGGACAAGGAGATCAAGTTGCAAGAGAATCTAGATTGTTCTTGCAGTGGAACAACTGCTATTGTTGTCATAAAACAGGTAAAACTTTACACATCAAATTGctatatttaaaaactttttttttttttttgagatttagTTTCTATGAAAAAACTTTTACATAGATATTTAATAATGATGAAAACCCACATACACTTGTCTTCACGTGAAACTGATATTTAAAAATTGAGGAGTGTTAGGgaccagtaatttttgtgatttgtagccattaaatagccatcaatgatgattttaatggtgtaagattgGTGCGAGATTTCATTCAATGGCTCACTTTTCCTTGCTGGTTACATGTTAGCCTGAATTtgaaaaagttgctggccccctagatttttctttaaaaatttgataaatttgactaaataatcatttaacggttttcaactatcaacttcatatgaaaacTTCAACTTCATATGAAAACTTCTGCATGTGAATCTTCACCTTCAATAATACTTTTTCATGATggtagaaataattattttttaattcattatttaaataatcatttaaatacatgaatttatacattaaaaaagcATTTCTACGCACTATTATACAAATAACTAATGTATTgtttcataattaatttttagaattattaCTTAAAAGATCATATAAACGCATGATTATAGATGTCCCCGTAAAACTCTAACAATGAATTAAAATCAAACTGTTtgacatgaaaacataataaCAATAGCAATAATTAATAACCAGGGTGAAGGTCTTATCATAGCTAATTTGGGTGACTCAAGGGCAGTGTTGGGGACAATCTGTGATGAAGAACTCATGGCCATTCAATTGACCACAGATTTGAAGCCTGGATTACCTAGTAAGAATTTTCGCatatttttcccttttctttttcacatggtgaaaactcaagtgcagtcgcgtgaagttgatacctgagagccgttagatgaaaattcagtcaaatcatctaacagctctcaatatcaacttcacgtgaagtcgacttcacttgagttttcacctttTCACATTCTTTCAGAATAGGAAAAAGATCTTGTGACAATACTTTTACACTTTTATAATCGTTAATCATGTGCTTAATCCTTATAAAGCCTTATTTGGTATAACACAGATGCTTGATAGGATAAATGTTGACAGAATAGggctaaataaaattttaatattatgaatttttttttttatcaaagataggagacctgaacccgcaacctcttaattgagtatgaggagactatgccatttgagctataactcattggctactattatgaaaatattatgaatatttgatattataatatataagatATTTATCTATAAAATGATATTTTCTATTGTTACATTATGTATATAATtgtatctaaaattaaaaatctaatcaaaataaaataattataagttAACAATTTAAACTGTTAGTTTTGTTTAaatatgaaaacaaaaatatttttattcttattattaatatctaattttatattaaatattattaatttttcattgCTATGGTTTACAACATTacgttaataaaatataaaaaataacaatgtgtaatactttcaatttgatatatttgatattattaTTTCTTACTATACACCACAATGAGAAAGAAAGTATAAAAAacgttttttaaataaattatatataatacgaaatttactaattcttttgatggagaaacaattaattaatgtgTAACATTTTCATTGGAATGAAGGTGAAGCAGAAAGAATAAGGAGGTGCAATGGTTGTGTATATGCATTAAAGGAAGAACCACATATCCAAAGAGTGTGGATACCAAACTATGAGAACTCACCGGGACTTGCCATGTCTCGTTCTTTTGGAGATTTCTTGCTCAAAGAACATGGTGTCATTGCCATCCCTGATGTTTCATATTACC contains:
- the LOC112755978 gene encoding probable protein phosphatase 2C 72, which translates into the protein MGICISIASSEIHGAPKEVYDECVITFEANKVVSGNQEFCSAYSKQGTKGLNQDAASIYQGYGMEDGIFCGVFDGHGRTGRMVSNMVNRNLSSLILAQKNAFERINNIENGDSNTLNDHVDTVKGDNHKDPKNFQIWKEAVTSAFKLMDKEIKLQENLDCSCSGTTAIVVIKQGEGLIIANLGDSRAVLGTICDEELMAIQLTTDLKPGLPSEAERIRRCNGCVYALKEEPHIQRVWIPNYENSPGLAMSRSFGDFLLKEHGVIAIPDVSYYPLTSSDQFLVLASDGVWDVLSNIEVAAIVWTTKSEEEAAKKVVEAANAAWRRKYPFSKIDDCTVVCLFLKNENKRNSGMWKV